In Rhodothermales bacterium, the DNA window TCCGGTGCGGTGCGCGCGCCGGAGCCGTCGCCAGCGGCGGGCGAGGCTCTTCGGCCCGGCCGAGGCCGTGGCGAAGGCGTGGAGGAGCGGGCTGAACCCCTGCATCGGGTTGAATGTGCGGGCCGTGTCGCGGATGATGTAGGCGACGCGGAGGTGGGGCCGCGCGCTCGGCTCCGGCACCCGGCTCAGCAGCATCCACCCCCCGAGCCGGAGCGCGGCGCTCACGACGAACACCACCTTCAGCGTGGATGGGAGCACGGAGCCCAGCAGGCCCGCCGTCACGGCTTCGGCCAGCGCGCCTCCCACGAGCGGGCCGAGTGCTCCGGCCACGCCGACGAGGGCTGCCTGAACGGCGAAGAACGAGGTCTTCCCGGAGTCCGGGGCTAACCGCATCATGAGGTTGCCGGTCGCGAGCGCCTGCCCGCCCCACACGAACCCCCCGCTGAAGCTCGCCGCGAGCATCACGCCGAGGCCGAACGCCGAGGGGCCGGCCGCCAGCCACCAGATGGGTTGGAGCGTGATCGCCAGCCCGACGGCGCGGAGCACCTGCCGCTCGCCGTAGCGGTCGGCCAGCGGCCCCCACACCCGCTGCCCGAGCAGGTTCGAGCCCGTGCTCACCGCCGTCAGCAGCATGGCCGTGCCCGGACCGAAGCCGGCCTCGCGGATCGTGAACACGGTGAAGAACGGCGAGGCCACCTGCACGGCGAACCCGAAGAGCGCCGCGTACGCGACGTAGCGGCGGAAGCCGGGGTCGCGGAGGGGCGGGGCGAACTGCGCGAAGAACCCGCCCTCGGCCGGCTGCGCGGGGCGCGGCTCCGGCTGGCGCGCGAGGAAGGCGATGCTGGCGAATCGCGCCAGGACCCCGACGCCGATCGCGATGAGATAGAGCGGGAGGGGATCCGCGGAGCGGCCGATGAGGTGGCCGGCGGCGAGGGCCGTCACGGCGGCGAGCCCGTTGCACGCGACGTTGCGCGCCCCGAAGTACCGCCCGCGCAGACGCTGCGGGATGAGGTCGCTGATCCAACTCGTCCAGCCTACTGCGACGAGGGCCGTCGGGATCTGCTGGAGCGCGAGCACGCCGAGCACGACGAGGAGCGCCGTCGGTCGGTCGATCCACACGACGGCGGCGGCGCTGAGGGCCCAGAGGAGCGCGTCGGCCACCGCGCCGGCTACGACGACCGGCTTCCGCCAGCCCCCGCGACGGCGGACGGCTTCGGCACCGAGGGGTTGGAGGAGCTGGCCGAGGAGCGGGAGCGCCGCCACGAGCCCGACCTCGAAGTCCGCCGCGCCGAGGGCGAGGAGGAACGTGACGAGGAGCGGTCCGCCCGTCAGCGTCACGTACTGCGTGGCGAAGACGCCGTCGAGCGTGCTGAGGCGCATGGTCCGGCGCGTTTGCTGCGCGCGGGACGAGGTGGCGTGGGGAAGGGGGTGGCGGGAAAGCATGGGTGAGGGGAGAAGGGCCGTCAACGCTACCGACGAGGGGCGGCAGTGCGCCGGGCCCGCGCGTTACTTTCTCGTGAACCTCTCATCCTCCTTCGCTCCGGCGGTGTGGAGCGGCGTGGCGATGGAGCTTCAGGCAGGATTGTGCGTTGGAACGAGCACTTCCCCCAACCGAGCCCCATCCCCATGTCTGATCTCTCCACGGCCACCCTCGGCGGCGGCTGCTTCTGGTGCGTCGAAGCCGTCATGCAGCCGCTGCGCGGCGTCCACCGCGTCGTCTCCGGTTACATGGGCGGCAGCGTCGACAACCCGACGTACCACGCCGTATGCACCGGCAGCACCGGCCACGCCGAAGTTGTGCAAGTCCATTTCGACCCCGACGTCGTGAGCTACCGCGACCTCCTGTACGTCTTCTTCGCCACGCACGACCCGACGACGCTGAACCGGCAGGGCGCCGACACCGGCACGCAATACCGCTCCGTCGTCTTCACGCATGACGACGAGCAGCGGCGCGTCGCCGACGAGGTCATCGCCGACCTCACCGAGCAGAACGTGTTCGGCCGCCCGATCGTGACCGAGGTGACGGAGGCGGAGACGTTCTTCGAGGCCGAGGCCTACCATCAGGACTACTTCGCCAACAACCCGCGCCAGCCGTACTGTCAGGCCGTCATCGCGCCGAAGGTGGCGAAGCTGCGCAAGCACTACCTCGACCGGCTGAAGTCGGAAGCGGCCTGAGGATCGGGGAGCGCGCGGACGTTCGGGCGGGCGGGCTATCTTGTCCGTCCACTCACTTCCTCCGCCCGTGTCCATCCCCACCGCGCTCCCCGGCGGTCTCGATGTCGAGGCCGAAGGGTCCGGCATCTCCGCCCCGCTCTCCCGCCACGTCAACCTCCTCGGCGCGCTCCTCGGCCGTGCCGTCCGCGAGCGCTACGGCGACGCCACGTTCGACCTCATCGAACGGCTCCGCGCGCTCTGCCGCGACGCGGACGCGGGGCCGCAGCAGCTCGACGAGGCCGCGCGCCTCGTCGCCGAGCAGCCGCTGGAGCGGCTGAGCGCGCTGCTCCGCGCGTTTACGACGTTTTTCCACCTCGTCAACAAAGCCGAGCAGCTCGAAATCCTCCGCATCAACCGCGAGCGGGCGCGGTCCGCCGACGCCGAGCACCCGCGTGGCGAGTCCGTCGCCGAAGTCGTCCACCGGCTCCGTGCCGAGGGCCGCTCGCTCGACGACGTGCTCGCGCTCGTCGGCCGGCTCGACATCCAGCCGACGCTGACGGCGCACCCGACCGAGGCCCGCCGCCGCAGCATCCTCTACCACCAGCAGCGCATCGCCGAGCTCCTCGAAGGGCTCCGCGCGGCGGACACGACGCCGGCCGAAGAGGACGCGCTCGTGCGCGAGATCGAGAACGCGATCCGCCTCCTCCTCGCCACCGACGAGATCCGGCCCGCCGCCGTGACCGTCGAGGACGAGGTGCGGAATGGGCTCTACTTCGTCGCCACGAGCATCTGGCAGACGATCCCGCGCATCCACGCCGACCTCCGCCGCTCGCTCCGCGCCGAGTTCGGCGACGAGGCGGAGGGTGCCGATATCCCGCCGTTCCTCCGCTACCGCTCGTGGATCGGCGGCGACCGCGACGGGAATCCCCGCGTCACGGCCGACGTGACGGCGTGGACGCTGCGGGCCCACCGCGAGGACGCCCTCCGCCTCCACCGCCGCGCCCTCGACGACCTCCGCCTCGTCCTCTCCGTCTCCGACCGGCAGGCCAGCGGCTTCGACGCCCTCCGCGCATCCATCGACGCCGACCGCGCCCTCGTGGACCTCGACGAGCGGCGGTGGCGGCAGAACGCGCACGAGCCCGTGCGCCTAAAGATCTCGCTGATGGAGGCCAAGCTCGACCGGCTCCTCGCCGAGTCCCAGGCGCCCGCCGCCGAGCCGCTCGCCTACAGCGCCGCCGACTTCCGTGCCGACCTCGGCCTCCTCGCCGGCGCCCTCCGCGCCGCCGGGCTCGACGCGCTCGCCGACGACGGCCCGCTCGCCGACCTCATCGTGCAAGCCGAGACGTTCGGCTTCCACCTCGCCGCGCTCGACCTCCGCCAGCACAGCCGCGTCCACGAAGCCGCCGTCGCCGACCTCCTCCGCCTCGCCGGCGTCGAGGACGACTACGCCGCGCTCGGTGAGGACGCCCGGCTGGAGGTGCTGGCGCAGGAACTGCGAAACCCGCGCCCGCTCCTCCCGAGCGGGGCCGACCTCGGGAAGGAGACACGCGACGTGCTCGACGTGCTCGCGGTGGCGCGGCGCGCGCTCGACCGCGAGCCGGAGAGCATCGGCTCGTACATCATCTCGATGACCGACGCCGTGAGCGACGTGCTCGAAGTCCTCCTCCTGCTCCAAGAGGCGGGGCTGTGGCGGATGCAGCGCGACGGCGCCGTGACGTGCCCCGTCGATGTCGTTCCGCTCCTTGAAACGATCGCCGATCTGGAGCATGGCGAGGCCCTGCTCGCGAAGCTTTTCAGCCACCCGATCTACGTCCGCCAGCTCGTCGCGCGCGGGCGGATGCAGGAGGTGATGCTCGGCTACTCGGACTCGAACAAGGACGGCGGCTACTGGCAGGCGAACTGGGCGCTGCACAAGGCGCAGGGCGCGATCTCCCGCGTGTGTCACCGCTTCGGGCTCGACCTCCGGCTGTTCCACGGGCGAGGCGGGACCGTCGGGCGCGGCGGCGGCCGGGCGAACCAGGCGATCCGCGCGATGCCGCCCGAGTCGCAGAGCGGCCGGATCCGCTTCACCGAGCAGGGCGAAGTGATCTCGTTCCGCTACGCCCTCCCCGGCATCGCCCGGCGCCACCTCGAGCAGATCGTCCACGCCCAACTCGGCGCCCTCGCCGACGCGCCGCCCGCCGACTCCCCCGTCTTCGCCGGCCCGACAAATGACGACCGCCGCGCCTTCATGCACACGTCTGCCAGAGCGTCGATGCGTGCCTACCGCGATCTCATCGACGCGCCGGAGTTCTGGCCGTGGTACCTCGCTGCGACGCCCATCGAGCACATCGCCGGGCTCCCGATGGCCTCGCGCCCGATCTCGCGCAAGGCCGCCAGCGAGGTCGATTTCGACGGCCTCCGCGCGATCCCGTGGGTGTTCGCATGGACGCAGCCGCGCTACGGCGTTCCCGGCTGGTACGGCGTCGGGACGGCGTTCGAGGAAGCGCTCGGCGCGGGCGATGTGGACGTCGACCGGCTCCGCGCGATCCACGCCGAGTGGCCGTTCTTCCAGGCCGTCGTGGCGAACGCGCTCCGCGAGATGGCGCGGGCCCGCCTCGTGATTGCCGCCCGCTACGCCGCGCTCGCCGACGAGCCCGTGCACAAGCGCATCAACGCCGAGTTCGAGCGGACGGAGCGCGCGCTCCTCGCCGTCGCCGGGCAGGACGACTTGCTCAGCCACAGCCCCGTCATCGAGAAGTCGATCCGCTTGCGGAACCCGTACACCGACGTGTTGAACCTGGTCCAACTCGAACTCATGCAGCGCTGGCGCGGCGGTGGAGCCACGGGCGACGACGCCGAGGCGTTGCGCGAGGCGCTCTTCGTCTCCGTTAACGGCATCGCCGCCGCCATGCAGAGCACGGGGTAGGGGAGGACCGGCGAATCGAACGCCACCGTGTGGCGACGCGATGACGAAAACCGAGGGGTGGGCATGTCGAGGCTAACGATGAGTAGCGCGGACGTATCTTCGCGGGCTCACGGTTTCATCCCCCTATGCCTCGCCTCCTCATGGTACCGCGTTCGTCTGTCGGCCTCGCTGTCTTCGCGCTGATCACTGCGCTCACCGTTCCCGCTTCGGCCCAGCCGGACACGACCACGACCTCGCCCGAGGTCGTCATCGGGAAAGTGGTCGCGCCGCCGAGCGTTGCGCCTGTGGCGGTTGCCGTCGTCGCCTACTGGGAGAAGGGAAGCGAGCGGACTGTGGTGGTCGAGCAGGGTAAAAACCACTACGCGAATGGGGCTCTCGTTTCGGCCGACTCCTCCACGATGACGTATCGCGTCGTGGTCGAGGCGGAGGCGACGGATCACTACCTCGTCCGCTGGATCCCCGTGGCCTACGCCTCCTCCGATCCCGTGGACGATATGCTACGCGACGTGGACGCCGAACTCGTGGCCCAGCTCGACGAGGAGGGCTACCTCATTCGCACCAACGAACTGGGGACGTTCGAGGCGCTCGAAAACATCGAGACGGTGCGGGCGCTTTCGGCCTCGGTGCTCGATGCCCTCACGCAGGGTGAGGAAGATCCTGAGATACGGGACAAGATGCGCGAGTTCATGGACAAGCTAGGCGGCGCCGAGTTCGTGATGCAGAAGACGATCGAGCCCATCCTTCTTTACTACCAGCCCTATGGCTACGAGTGGTCGACGGCCTCGCAAGCGTACCATGAGGAGCTCCCGATGCCCGGTGGGGGCGGGACCGTCGCCGCGCCCGGGACGGTGAAGGCGACGGACGTAGATGAGGAGAAGGGCACGTTCCGGCTCACGAACCGCATCGTCGCCGATCCGCAGTCGCTCCGCGAAGGCGTCATCGATCTGCTCGCCCTGGCGGGCACCCCGCGTGAGGACCTCGTGCGTGAGATGGAGGGGTACCGGTTCGATATGCGCGACGAGAACGTGTTCGTAATCGACTACGTCGATGGGATCGTGCAGACGCTCGATCGGATGCGGATCGTGGAGGTTGCAGGCGACCGTCGTGAGCAGTTCGTCACCGTCCGGGTCATCAGCGAGTAGACGCTCGGGCGGGCCTGGGAGGACGGTCGGGCATGCGTGGGCGCGCATAAACGACGCGGCGAGTTCGCGCCATCTTCCGTCGCGTCGTATAGGCGATGTGCAAGCGGGCACGTACTTTGCCTGTACGTGATTCCCACGCCGTTCCCGGTTCATCTCTCGTCTCGGAAGCGGAAATTTTTAGACTCGCTTCTCGAGATCGCCCCCTCTGGCTCTCCCTGAGCCCCGGCCCCTCTACTCCGGGATCCCTGCACCGTGTTGAGCACCGTGCAGGCACGCCCGCCGATCTGGCAGAGATTATCTCGCGCAGATCGAGAGGTTCGTACCCCTGATTTCAGGCTCGTACGACGTCCCCGACAGCGCAGCTTTGCTCGCGAAGCCCCGGCTCAAGCCGCACGCCTTCGCATCAGCCCTCTTTGTATGACCACGTTCCACTCGCTCGGCCTCTCCGACTCCCTCCTTCGCGGCGTCGTCGACGCCGGCTACACCACGCCCACGCCGATCCAGGCAGCGGCGATTCCTACGGCCCTCTCCGGTAGAGATCTCACCGGCTGCGCGCAGACCGGAACCGGCAAGACCGCTGCCTTCGTGCTGCCGATGCTCGACCGTCTCGCGGCGAATCCTTCTCAGGCGAAGCGGCGGCCCGTCCGCGCCCTCGTCGTCGCCCCGACGCGCGAGCTCGCGCTGCAGGTCGAAGCGGCCGTCCGCACCTACGGCAAGTTCACGGGCCTCCGCAGCGTCGCCATCTTCGGCGGCGTCGGAATGGGGCCGCAACTCCAAGCCTTGCAGCGCGGCGTCGACATCGTCAGCGCGACGCCGGGCCGCCTGCTCGACCACATCGGGCGCGGTACGCTCGACCTCTCCCGTGTCGAGGTTCTCGTACTCGACGAGGCCGACCGGATGTTCGACATGGGCTTCATCAACGACGTGCGGAAGATCGTCGCGAAACTCCCGCGCGAGCGGCAGACGCTGCTGTTCTCGGCGACGATGCCGCCCGCGATTCAGGAGCTCGCCGCGAGCATCCAGCGCAAGCCCGAGTTCGTCGAGGTCGGCCAGCGGCGGAACCCGGCGGAGTCGGTCACGCAGTACATCTACCCCGTCGCGCAGACGCAGAAGATGGACCTCCTGCTCCACGTCCTCCAGACCGAGGCCGTCGAGAACGTGCTCGTGTTCTCGCGGACGAAGCACCGCGCCAACCGGATCACGAAGAAGCTCGAGCAGCGCGGCTTCGCTGCCGCCGCGATTCACTCGAACCGCTCGCAGAACCAGCGCCAGCGCGCCCTCGCCGACTTCAAGCGCGGCGACGTCAAAGTCCTTGTGGCTACCGACATCGCCGCCCGTGGGATCGATGTGGACGGGATCTCGCACGTGGTCAACTTCGACACGCCGAACATGGCCGAGGATTACATCCACCGCATCGGCCGCACCGGCCGCGCCGACGCCACGGGCGACGCGCTCACGTTCGTCTCGGCCGACGAGGAGGACTACCTCCGCAACATCGAGAAGCACACCGGCCGCCGCTTCGAGCGCAGCACCTACGCCGACTTCGACTACACCGCGCGCGGCGAGGCCGAGCCGCCCCCGGCTCGCTCCAGCAACGGGCGCGGCGGATCGTCCTCCCGCAACGGGGGCCGTCCAAAGTCGCAGGGCGGCGGGCAGCCGAAGTCGAAGCAGCGCCGCCGGCGGTAGCGGGTTTCGCCGAGGATTCCCGACGCTCGGCCCGCGGCCTTCGTACCTTTTTGCACCGTCCGTAGGGGCGCAGCATGCTGTGCCCCT includes these proteins:
- a CDS encoding MFS transporter, giving the protein MRLSTLDGVFATQYVTLTGGPLLVTFLLALGAADFEVGLVAALPLLGQLLQPLGAEAVRRRGGWRKPVVVAGAVADALLWALSAAAVVWIDRPTALLVVLGVLALQQIPTALVAVGWTSWISDLIPQRLRGRYFGARNVACNGLAAVTALAAGHLIGRSADPLPLYLIAIGVGVLARFASIAFLARQPEPRPAQPAEGGFFAQFAPPLRDPGFRRYVAYAALFGFAVQVASPFFTVFTIREAGFGPGTAMLLTAVSTGSNLLGQRVWGPLADRYGERQVLRAVGLAITLQPIWWLAAGPSAFGLGVMLAASFSGGFVWGGQALATGNLMMRLAPDSGKTSFFAVQAALVGVAGALGPLVGGALAEAVTAGLLGSVLPSTLKVVFVVSAALRLGGWMLLSRVPEPSARPHLRVAYIIRDTARTFNPMQGFSPLLHAFATASAGPKSLARRWRRLRRAHRTGAVR
- the msrA gene encoding peptide-methionine (S)-S-oxide reductase MsrA produces the protein MSDLSTATLGGGCFWCVEAVMQPLRGVHRVVSGYMGGSVDNPTYHAVCTGSTGHAEVVQVHFDPDVVSYRDLLYVFFATHDPTTLNRQGADTGTQYRSVVFTHDDEQRRVADEVIADLTEQNVFGRPIVTEVTEAETFFEAEAYHQDYFANNPRQPYCQAVIAPKVAKLRKHYLDRLKSEAA
- a CDS encoding DEAD/DEAH box helicase; translated protein: MTTFHSLGLSDSLLRGVVDAGYTTPTPIQAAAIPTALSGRDLTGCAQTGTGKTAAFVLPMLDRLAANPSQAKRRPVRALVVAPTRELALQVEAAVRTYGKFTGLRSVAIFGGVGMGPQLQALQRGVDIVSATPGRLLDHIGRGTLDLSRVEVLVLDEADRMFDMGFINDVRKIVAKLPRERQTLLFSATMPPAIQELAASIQRKPEFVEVGQRRNPAESVTQYIYPVAQTQKMDLLLHVLQTEAVENVLVFSRTKHRANRITKKLEQRGFAAAAIHSNRSQNQRQRALADFKRGDVKVLVATDIAARGIDVDGISHVVNFDTPNMAEDYIHRIGRTGRADATGDALTFVSADEEDYLRNIEKHTGRRFERSTYADFDYTARGEAEPPPARSSNGRGGSSSRNGGRPKSQGGGQPKSKQRRRR
- the ppc gene encoding phosphoenolpyruvate carboxylase — translated: MSIPTALPGGLDVEAEGSGISAPLSRHVNLLGALLGRAVRERYGDATFDLIERLRALCRDADAGPQQLDEAARLVAEQPLERLSALLRAFTTFFHLVNKAEQLEILRINRERARSADAEHPRGESVAEVVHRLRAEGRSLDDVLALVGRLDIQPTLTAHPTEARRRSILYHQQRIAELLEGLRAADTTPAEEDALVREIENAIRLLLATDEIRPAAVTVEDEVRNGLYFVATSIWQTIPRIHADLRRSLRAEFGDEAEGADIPPFLRYRSWIGGDRDGNPRVTADVTAWTLRAHREDALRLHRRALDDLRLVLSVSDRQASGFDALRASIDADRALVDLDERRWRQNAHEPVRLKISLMEAKLDRLLAESQAPAAEPLAYSAADFRADLGLLAGALRAAGLDALADDGPLADLIVQAETFGFHLAALDLRQHSRVHEAAVADLLRLAGVEDDYAALGEDARLEVLAQELRNPRPLLPSGADLGKETRDVLDVLAVARRALDREPESIGSYIISMTDAVSDVLEVLLLLQEAGLWRMQRDGAVTCPVDVVPLLETIADLEHGEALLAKLFSHPIYVRQLVARGRMQEVMLGYSDSNKDGGYWQANWALHKAQGAISRVCHRFGLDLRLFHGRGGTVGRGGGRANQAIRAMPPESQSGRIRFTEQGEVISFRYALPGIARRHLEQIVHAQLGALADAPPADSPVFAGPTNDDRRAFMHTSARASMRAYRDLIDAPEFWPWYLAATPIEHIAGLPMASRPISRKAASEVDFDGLRAIPWVFAWTQPRYGVPGWYGVGTAFEEALGAGDVDVDRLRAIHAEWPFFQAVVANALREMARARLVIAARYAALADEPVHKRINAEFERTERALLAVAGQDDLLSHSPVIEKSIRLRNPYTDVLNLVQLELMQRWRGGGATGDDAEALREALFVSVNGIAAAMQSTG